In one window of Tellurirhabdus rosea DNA:
- the pheA gene encoding prephenate dehydratase produces the protein MTLESLRTQIDAIDDELLQLLNKRMELVRHVGEVKKSSNSIIYRPERERQILERLNAQNQGLLTPSAIEAIFLEVFAVSRNLELPERVAFLGPDGSFTHQAAESRFGAMSEYMALPTIRSVFESVETGRARFGVVPIENNQEGVVNETIDLLFEKELLIAAEAQIPVHFTFATQTDKLHEITHIYSKDIAFRQCGKFLNEYFEGLDVEMVPVESTSKAAKLAAQQPRAAAICSHIAAKLFGVPVLFDNIEDSDLNRTRFLILAKNFQNGKSGNDKTTLVAKLQNTNKPGVLAQFLQEFDARQINLTKIESRPLRDGASFKYWFLIEFEGHCDDPQVQEILQHHGTEVKCLGSYVKVS, from the coding sequence GTGACCCTTGAATCTCTCCGTACCCAGATTGATGCCATTGACGATGAACTGCTTCAGCTCCTGAACAAACGCATGGAACTGGTGCGGCATGTGGGTGAAGTGAAGAAGTCCAGCAACTCCATCATTTACCGGCCCGAGCGCGAACGCCAGATTCTGGAACGGCTGAACGCGCAGAACCAGGGCCTGCTGACGCCCTCCGCCATCGAAGCGATTTTTCTGGAAGTGTTCGCCGTTTCGCGGAACCTCGAACTGCCCGAGCGCGTGGCCTTCCTGGGGCCGGATGGCAGCTTCACCCACCAGGCCGCCGAAAGCCGTTTTGGAGCCATGAGCGAATACATGGCCCTGCCCACCATCCGGTCGGTATTTGAAAGTGTCGAAACCGGCCGCGCCCGCTTCGGCGTGGTGCCCATCGAGAATAACCAGGAAGGGGTGGTGAACGAAACCATCGACCTGCTGTTTGAAAAAGAACTGCTAATTGCGGCGGAAGCCCAGATCCCGGTTCATTTTACGTTTGCCACGCAGACCGACAAACTTCACGAGATCACGCACATCTACTCCAAGGACATCGCCTTCCGGCAGTGCGGCAAATTCCTGAACGAATATTTTGAAGGGCTGGATGTCGAAATGGTGCCGGTGGAATCGACCTCCAAGGCGGCCAAACTGGCGGCCCAGCAGCCCCGCGCGGCGGCCATCTGCTCGCATATCGCGGCCAAACTGTTCGGCGTTCCCGTCCTGTTCGATAACATCGAAGACTCGGACCTCAACCGGACCCGCTTCCTGATTCTGGCCAAGAATTTTCAGAATGGGAAAAGCGGCAACGACAAGACGACCCTTGTCGCGAAACTCCAGAACACCAACAAGCCCGGCGTGCTGGCCCAGTTCCTCCAGGAATTCGACGCCCGCCAGATCAACCTGACCAAGATCGAAAGCCGCCCCCTGCGCGACGGCGCCTCGTTCAAATACTGGTTCCTCATCGAATTCGAAGGCCACTGCGACGACCCACAAGTACAGGAAATCCTCCAGCACCACGGCACCGAAGTAAAGTGCCTGGGCAGCTACGTGAAGGTGTCGTAG
- a CDS encoding DNA topoisomerase IV subunit B, with protein MAENSNVQYTEDSIRSLDWREHIRLRPGMYIGKLGDGSAPDDGIYVLLKEVVDNSIDEHVMGFGKAIDIKVTDHRVEVRDYGRGIPLGKVVDVVSKINTGGKYDSGAFQKSVGLNGVGTKAVNALSSYFKVQSYRDGKTVWAEFDRGVLKNKGEEATTERNGTLMVFEPDNTVFKNFHFRGQFVDSMIWNYCYLNAGLVVNFNKQKYVSQNGLLDLLRNKTDEEALRYPIIHLKGQDIELALTHGNQYGEEYYSFVNGQYTTQGGTHLAALREAIVKTIQEHFNKSYEASDIRASIIGAISLRVQEPVFESQTKTKLGSQTMAPEPDSPSVRTFVGNFLKEHLDNYLHMNQAVRDAMKKRIEQSERERKELAGIKKLANERAKKANLHNKKLRDCRMHLTDAKSDERLNTTLFITEGDSASGSITKSRNVQNQAVFSLRGKPLNSFGLTKKVVYENEEFNLLQHALDIEDGLETLRYNRIVIATDADVDGMHIRLLMMTFFLQFFPDLVRNGHLYILETPLFRVRNPKNHKETVYCYSEDAKQRAIDKLTKGGKKVEITRFKGLGEISPDEFGLFIGENMRLEPVIMEKETSIPKLLSYYMGKNTPDRQRFIIDNLRIEKDVEDVALV; from the coding sequence ATGGCTGAAAATAGCAACGTACAGTACACCGAAGACAGCATTCGTTCGCTCGACTGGCGCGAACACATCCGGCTTCGTCCGGGTATGTACATTGGGAAACTGGGCGACGGCTCGGCTCCCGATGACGGGATTTATGTTCTGTTGAAAGAGGTGGTCGATAACTCCATCGACGAACACGTCATGGGTTTCGGCAAAGCGATCGACATTAAAGTGACCGACCACCGGGTCGAGGTGCGCGACTACGGCCGGGGCATTCCGCTCGGGAAGGTGGTCGACGTGGTTTCCAAAATCAATACCGGCGGGAAGTATGACTCCGGCGCCTTCCAGAAATCGGTCGGCCTCAACGGGGTCGGCACCAAAGCCGTCAATGCCCTGTCGTCCTATTTCAAGGTCCAGTCGTACCGCGACGGCAAGACGGTCTGGGCAGAGTTTGACCGCGGCGTGCTGAAGAACAAAGGCGAAGAGGCGACTACCGAGCGCAACGGAACGCTGATGGTCTTCGAGCCGGACAATACGGTGTTCAAGAACTTCCATTTCCGCGGCCAGTTCGTCGACAGCATGATCTGGAACTATTGTTACCTGAACGCCGGGCTTGTCGTCAACTTCAACAAGCAGAAGTACGTTTCGCAGAACGGCCTGCTCGACCTGCTCCGCAACAAGACCGACGAGGAAGCCCTGCGGTATCCGATCATCCACCTGAAAGGGCAGGACATCGAGCTCGCCCTGACCCACGGCAACCAGTACGGCGAAGAATATTACTCCTTCGTCAACGGCCAGTATACGACCCAGGGCGGCACGCACCTGGCCGCCCTGCGCGAAGCCATCGTCAAGACCATTCAGGAACACTTCAATAAATCGTACGAGGCGTCGGACATCCGGGCGTCGATCATCGGCGCTATCAGCCTGCGCGTGCAGGAGCCGGTCTTTGAATCGCAGACCAAAACGAAACTGGGTTCGCAGACGATGGCTCCTGAGCCCGACAGCCCGAGCGTGCGGACTTTCGTCGGCAATTTCCTGAAAGAACACCTCGACAACTACCTGCACATGAACCAGGCCGTTCGCGACGCCATGAAAAAGCGGATCGAGCAGTCGGAGCGGGAGCGGAAGGAACTGGCGGGCATCAAGAAACTGGCCAACGAACGGGCTAAAAAAGCCAACCTGCACAACAAGAAACTGCGCGACTGCCGCATGCACCTCACCGACGCCAAATCGGACGAACGGCTCAACACGACGCTGTTCATCACGGAAGGGGACTCGGCCAGCGGTTCGATCACCAAGTCGCGGAACGTCCAGAACCAGGCGGTCTTCAGCCTGCGCGGCAAACCGCTGAATTCGTTCGGGCTGACCAAGAAGGTGGTGTACGAAAACGAAGAGTTCAACCTGCTGCAGCACGCCCTTGATATCGAGGACGGTCTGGAAACCCTGCGCTACAACCGCATCGTGATCGCCACCGACGCCGACGTGGACGGCATGCACATCCGGTTGCTGATGATGACTTTTTTCCTGCAATTCTTTCCGGATCTGGTCCGGAACGGGCATCTTTACATTCTCGAAACGCCGCTGTTCCGCGTTCGGAACCCGAAGAACCACAAAGAGACCGTTTATTGCTATTCGGAAGACGCCAAACAGCGGGCGATCGATAAGCTGACCAAAGGCGGCAAGAAGGTGGAAATCACCCGCTTCAAAGGGCTGGGCGAAATCTCCCCCGACGAATTTGGCCTGTTTATCGGCGAGAACATGCGGCTGGAGCCGGTGATCATGGAGAAAGAAACCTCCATCCCGAAACTCCTCAGCTATTATATGGGCAAGAACACGCCCGACCGCCAGCGCTTCATCATCGACAACCTCCGCATTGAAAAGGATGTGGAGGACGTAGCCTTAGTGTAG
- a CDS encoding SLBB domain-containing protein, with translation MQSVRRMMLGVLFLSTTLDTFAQIQPAPTSPAPSGLPAGIPRPAQPGAPGTQLPANLPGNTNRGNTQQQGTRTQQGNVPQQGTRTQQGNTQQGNNNQQGGRTQQGNAQTGNNNNGQTDANGDAVNNERRRNSDDPLTEADENARQESADEQYENLRRDELERQRRKLFGFDVFNNPNYQGTFQPNLRIATPAGYVIGPDDQLNVNVYGYSEFNYNLTVNPDGFVYIEKIGPVHVAGLTIDQAKARLRDRLAKIYVGLKTSSYGAANTYLVVTLGNIRSIRVNVLGEAGKPGTYTLSSLSTVLNAIYEAGGPNGIGSFRNIQLIRNNRVAATIDLYDFLTTGVQRNNLRLQDNDVLRFNAFRLRVEISGPVKRNNIFELVPGETMQRLLDLAGGFSSNAYRNRIKVTRFTNKELKVIDVTEADFRTFTLQDGDNVSVEQILNRYENQVVISGAVFRPGTYSLDQNKTLRQVLQSAEGLRGDAFTGRINIIRTREDMAVENISLNLANIINGVDPDVELRREDQIVIPSRFEMAEFANVKLTGDVNIPIGEVPYTANMTLADLLIKAGGLRESAAASQVEIIRRKKDVDPTSTTGQIAEVYRVDVGRDLSIKPGDSNFLLEPFDEVLVRRSPNYREQSYVQAEGEVVLPGPHPLRSKDQRVSDLIKLSGGLTPYAYIEGATLVRTVVISQQEAQQKQQTISELADDSQRTVVDVAPTSDVRQELIGINLKRILDRPGSSEDMLLQSNDVLRIPKRLETIRIGGEVLLPTTVKYRSGQTFQDYISQAGGFTSRSARKRAYVVYANGSADRTRKFAFFNIYPRVEPGAEIIVPQKATGDLTARQALSEATGIAGSILTLLTTILVITRIR, from the coding sequence ATGCAATCGGTACGCCGCATGATGTTGGGAGTACTCTTCCTGAGCACTACCCTGGACACGTTCGCACAAATCCAACCTGCACCAACCAGCCCGGCTCCTTCCGGCCTTCCGGCCGGTATTCCGCGGCCCGCTCAGCCGGGAGCTCCCGGCACCCAGCTTCCTGCCAATCTGCCCGGCAACACCAACCGGGGCAATACCCAGCAACAGGGCACACGCACCCAGCAGGGCAATGTTCCGCAACAGGGTACCCGGACCCAGCAGGGCAACACCCAGCAGGGAAACAACAACCAGCAGGGTGGCCGCACGCAGCAGGGCAACGCCCAGACCGGCAACAACAACAACGGCCAGACCGATGCGAACGGCGACGCGGTCAACAACGAACGCCGCCGGAACTCCGACGACCCGCTGACCGAAGCCGACGAAAACGCCCGCCAGGAAAGCGCCGACGAACAGTACGAAAACCTGCGCCGGGACGAACTGGAGCGCCAGCGCCGCAAGCTTTTCGGCTTTGACGTTTTCAATAACCCGAACTATCAGGGCACGTTCCAGCCGAACCTGCGGATTGCGACGCCCGCCGGATACGTCATCGGGCCGGATGACCAGCTGAACGTCAACGTTTACGGTTATTCCGAATTCAATTACAACCTGACGGTGAATCCGGACGGCTTTGTGTACATCGAAAAAATCGGACCCGTGCACGTGGCCGGTCTGACGATTGACCAGGCTAAAGCCCGCCTCCGCGACCGGCTGGCCAAGATTTACGTCGGTCTGAAAACCAGTTCCTACGGGGCGGCCAACACGTATCTGGTCGTTACGCTGGGCAACATCCGCAGCATCCGGGTCAACGTACTGGGCGAGGCCGGCAAACCGGGCACCTACACGCTGTCGTCCCTTTCGACCGTGCTGAACGCCATCTACGAAGCGGGCGGTCCCAACGGCATCGGCTCGTTCCGGAACATCCAGCTCATCCGCAACAACCGGGTAGCGGCAACCATCGACCTCTACGACTTCCTGACCACGGGCGTTCAGCGCAATAACCTGCGCCTGCAGGACAACGACGTGCTCCGGTTCAACGCCTTCCGCCTCCGGGTCGAAATCAGCGGCCCCGTCAAGCGGAACAACATCTTCGAACTCGTCCCGGGCGAAACCATGCAGCGCCTGCTCGATCTGGCCGGTGGCTTCAGCAGCAACGCCTACCGCAACCGCATCAAGGTGACGCGTTTCACCAACAAAGAACTGAAAGTGATCGACGTGACCGAGGCCGATTTCCGCACGTTTACGCTTCAGGACGGCGACAACGTATCGGTCGAACAGATTCTAAACCGCTACGAAAACCAGGTGGTCATTTCCGGTGCGGTCTTCCGCCCGGGCACCTACTCACTCGATCAGAACAAGACCCTGCGTCAGGTGCTGCAATCGGCTGAGGGCCTGCGGGGAGACGCCTTTACGGGCCGCATCAACATCATCCGTACCCGCGAAGACATGGCCGTCGAGAACATCTCGCTCAATCTGGCCAACATCATCAACGGCGTCGACCCGGACGTGGAACTGCGCCGGGAAGACCAGATCGTAATTCCGTCGCGCTTTGAAATGGCCGAGTTTGCCAACGTCAAACTGACCGGGGACGTGAACATCCCGATTGGCGAAGTGCCCTACACGGCCAACATGACCCTGGCCGACCTGCTGATCAAAGCGGGTGGTCTGCGGGAATCAGCCGCGGCCTCGCAGGTGGAAATCATCCGCCGGAAAAAAGACGTTGACCCGACTTCCACGACGGGCCAGATCGCCGAAGTATACCGCGTCGATGTGGGCCGCGATCTCAGCATCAAGCCCGGCGACAGCAATTTCCTGCTGGAGCCGTTCGACGAAGTGCTGGTGCGCCGCTCGCCGAACTACCGCGAGCAGTCGTATGTGCAGGCGGAAGGCGAAGTGGTGCTGCCGGGTCCCCACCCGCTGCGGAGCAAAGACCAGCGCGTTTCGGACCTCATTAAGCTCTCCGGCGGTCTGACGCCGTACGCCTACATCGAAGGCGCTACGCTGGTGCGTACCGTGGTTATCAGCCAGCAGGAAGCCCAGCAGAAGCAGCAGACCATCTCCGAACTGGCCGACGACAGCCAGCGTACGGTGGTTGACGTAGCTCCGACATCGGATGTCCGTCAGGAACTGATCGGCATCAACCTGAAGCGGATTCTGGACCGTCCGGGCTCGTCGGAAGACATGCTGCTCCAGTCGAACGACGTTCTGCGGATTCCGAAGCGTCTGGAAACCATCCGTATCGGGGGTGAAGTGCTGCTGCCGACCACGGTGAAATACCGTTCCGGCCAGACCTTCCAGGACTACATTTCGCAGGCAGGCGGGTTTACTTCCCGTTCGGCCCGCAAGCGCGCTTACGTCGTGTACGCCAACGGCTCGGCCGACCGGACCCGCAAGTTTGCGTTCTTCAACATCTACCCGCGGGTAGAGCCGGGTGCCGAAATCATCGTTCCGCAGAAGGCCACGGGCGATCTGACGGCTCGTCAGGCACTGTCGGAAGCGACCGGTATCGCCGGGTCGATCCTGACGCTGCTGACCACTATTCTCGTTATTACCCGTATTCGATAA
- a CDS encoding ABC transporter permease: MKNHEVVIEPGRSERHYWRDLWRNRELLYILSMRDISVRYKQTILGTSWSLIRPLTTMLIMVFVFSVVAKLPGDPPIPYPLTVLAGITIWTLFSNAFTQISTSITTNANLVTKVYFPRLIMPLSSIVVSFIDFLISLGLFIVLCVWYQYVPDWHIVFLPFFIALALLAAFAFGLIFSVLNVRFRDIIHLIPFIVQIGFYICPIAYSSRLVTSNWFYKYYLMNPMVGIIDGFRWSLLGEKSFFNPISLVYSMVFIGVFLLISVYFFRKRENTFVDDI, from the coding sequence ATGAAAAACCACGAAGTTGTTATTGAACCGGGCCGTTCGGAACGGCATTACTGGCGGGACCTGTGGCGCAACCGCGAACTGCTGTACATTCTGTCGATGCGGGATATTTCGGTTCGCTACAAACAAACCATTCTGGGCACCTCCTGGAGCCTGATCCGTCCGCTGACCACCATGCTCATCATGGTGTTTGTTTTCAGCGTTGTCGCCAAGCTTCCCGGTGATCCCCCCATCCCCTATCCGCTGACCGTACTGGCCGGCATCACGATCTGGACCCTTTTTTCAAACGCGTTCACCCAGATCAGCACCAGCATTACGACCAACGCCAACCTGGTGACCAAAGTCTATTTCCCGAGGCTGATCATGCCGCTGAGCTCTATCGTGGTGAGCTTCATCGACTTCCTGATTTCGCTGGGGCTGTTTATTGTGCTTTGTGTCTGGTATCAATACGTTCCGGACTGGCACATTGTCTTTCTGCCTTTCTTCATCGCCCTGGCGCTGCTGGCGGCCTTTGCCTTTGGATTGATTTTTTCGGTTCTGAACGTTCGTTTCCGGGATATTATTCACCTGATTCCGTTTATTGTTCAGATTGGCTTTTACATTTGTCCCATTGCGTACAGCAGCCGTCTGGTTACTTCCAACTGGTTCTACAAATACTACCTGATGAATCCCATGGTTGGCATCATCGACGGCTTCCGCTGGTCGCTGCTGGGCGAGAAATCGTTCTTTAATCCAATCAGTTTAGTATATTCAATGGTCTTTATCGGTGTTTTTCTGCTGATCTCCGTTTATTTCTTCCGGAAGCGGGAAAATACCTTTGTAGATGATATCTAA
- a CDS encoding ABC transporter ATP-binding protein, giving the protein MSVISAENISKRYIIDHQKRKPSSHSLKDVLAEGLGRLFNGKSAEEKSGEKEEFWALRDVSFSIEQGDRVGIVGHNGAGKSTLLKTLSKITEPTTGSIRIKGRVASLLEVGTGFHPELTGRENIFLNGSILGMTRGEIKKSFDEIVDFAGISKFLDTPVKRYSSGMYVRLGFAIAAHLDPEIMIIDEVLAVGDAEFQKKCLGKMRDVSASGRTILFVSHNLTAVQALCNKTFYFERGRLLEQGETNQVITSYLSKVSKTRLIRTWDTPEEAPGNDQVRVKRIELIPEYIDGQTHIDVRTSFRIRFEFWNMVEGAKLNLSLHLNSMTGECIFNVGSASQPYGKGVVSGEVRVPGHFLNDGSYSVSVMIVKDTVTPLFNLEEGLIFDVEDYRENVAWYGKWPGYVRPQFQFVMDALETELTR; this is encoded by the coding sequence ATGTCCGTTATTTCTGCCGAAAACATCAGTAAACGATACATCATCGACCACCAGAAGCGCAAGCCAAGCAGCCACAGTCTGAAAGACGTGCTGGCCGAAGGTCTGGGGCGGTTGTTCAACGGCAAATCGGCCGAAGAAAAATCCGGAGAAAAAGAAGAGTTCTGGGCCCTGCGGGATGTCAGCTTTTCGATTGAGCAGGGCGACCGGGTTGGTATTGTGGGTCACAATGGGGCCGGTAAATCCACCCTGCTGAAGACTCTCAGCAAAATCACCGAACCTACCACGGGCAGCATCCGCATCAAAGGCCGGGTCGCCAGCCTGCTGGAAGTAGGAACGGGCTTCCACCCCGAACTGACGGGCCGCGAAAACATTTTTCTCAACGGCTCCATCCTGGGCATGACCCGCGGCGAAATCAAGAAGTCCTTCGACGAAATCGTTGATTTTGCCGGAATCAGCAAGTTTCTGGATACGCCCGTCAAACGGTATTCGTCGGGCATGTACGTCCGGCTCGGGTTCGCCATCGCCGCGCACCTGGACCCGGAAATCATGATTATCGACGAAGTGCTAGCCGTGGGGGACGCCGAGTTCCAGAAGAAATGTCTGGGCAAAATGCGCGACGTTTCCGCCAGCGGACGGACCATTCTGTTTGTGAGCCACAATCTGACGGCCGTGCAGGCGCTTTGCAATAAGACGTTCTACTTCGAACGGGGCCGCCTGCTCGAACAGGGCGAAACCAACCAGGTCATCACGTCCTACCTGAGCAAGGTGTCAAAAACACGCCTCATCCGGACCTGGGACACCCCCGAGGAAGCTCCCGGTAATGACCAGGTGCGCGTCAAACGCATCGAACTGATTCCGGAATACATTGACGGACAAACGCATATCGATGTCCGCACGTCGTTCCGCATCCGCTTTGAATTCTGGAACATGGTGGAAGGGGCCAAACTGAACCTCAGTCTGCACCTGAACTCGATGACCGGAGAGTGTATTTTCAACGTGGGTTCGGCGTCGCAGCCTTACGGCAAAGGCGTGGTCAGCGGCGAGGTGCGCGTCCCGGGACATTTCCTCAACGACGGCTCCTACTCGGTTTCGGTCATGATTGTAAAAGATACCGTGACGCCGCTGTTCAATCTGGAAGAAGGGCTTATCTTTGACGTTGAAGATTACCGCGAAAATGTGGCCTGGTACGGCAAATGGCCAGGCTACGTCCGCCCGCAATTCCAGTTTGTGATGGATGCGCTCGAAACTGAATTAACCCGATAG
- a CDS encoding DegT/DnrJ/EryC1/StrS family aminotransferase, with the protein MINVTKSYLPDLDEYVEHLKGIWDRVYLTNNGPLSLRLEQELRDYLGVKHLWFCSNGTIVLQMAIKALGITKEVITTPFSYCATTHTIIWEQCTPVFADIRPEDYTIDPTQIERQITENTEAIMATHVYGNPCQIEAIQRIADKHHLKVIYDGAHAFGATYQGKSVLSYGDISTCSFHATKVFHTVEGGLITCQTDEMANQLSLYRSFGHRNDDYIDIGINAKNSEVHAAMGLCNLPKVPDLIAAREERFGWYDSLLDWSRLSKPTRMGDLEYNYAYYPVVFRSEAQMLGVRDALNAVGVYPRRYFYPSLNTLPFVQKLSGRSLQPCPVSEDIALRVLCLPLYPDLAQADAERISRVINENL; encoded by the coding sequence ATGATCAACGTAACCAAATCATATCTTCCTGATCTTGACGAGTATGTCGAACATCTGAAAGGCATCTGGGACCGCGTCTACCTGACCAACAACGGGCCGCTGTCTCTTCGTCTGGAACAGGAACTCCGCGATTATCTGGGCGTCAAACACCTGTGGTTCTGCAGCAACGGCACGATTGTTCTGCAAATGGCCATCAAGGCGCTCGGCATCACCAAAGAGGTCATCACCACCCCGTTCTCGTACTGCGCCACCACCCACACGATCATCTGGGAACAGTGCACGCCGGTCTTTGCGGACATCCGCCCGGAAGACTACACCATCGACCCGACGCAGATCGAACGCCAGATTACGGAGAACACGGAGGCCATCATGGCGACCCACGTCTACGGTAATCCCTGCCAGATCGAAGCCATACAGCGCATTGCGGATAAACACCACCTGAAAGTGATTTACGACGGGGCGCATGCCTTCGGGGCGACCTATCAGGGCAAATCGGTTCTTTCGTACGGCGATATTTCGACCTGTAGCTTCCACGCCACGAAAGTCTTCCATACCGTGGAGGGCGGCCTGATTACCTGCCAGACCGACGAGATGGCGAATCAGCTGAGCCTGTACCGCAGCTTCGGCCACCGCAACGACGATTACATCGACATCGGAATCAACGCTAAAAATTCGGAAGTGCACGCGGCGATGGGGCTTTGCAACCTGCCCAAAGTACCGGACCTGATTGCGGCCCGGGAAGAACGCTTTGGCTGGTACGATTCGCTGCTGGACTGGAGCCGCCTGAGCAAACCGACGCGCATGGGGGATTTGGAATACAATTATGCGTACTACCCGGTCGTGTTCCGTTCCGAAGCCCAGATGCTGGGCGTTCGCGACGCCCTGAACGCCGTGGGGGTTTATCCGCGCCGGTACTTCTACCCCTCCCTGAATACGCTGCCGTTTGTGCAGAAACTGAGTGGCCGGAGCCTGCAGCCCTGTCCGGTATCCGAAGATATTGCCCTCCGCGTGCTTTGCCTGCCGCTCTATCCCGATCTGGCTCAGGCAGATGCCGAGCGGATCAGCCGAGTAATCAACGAAAATCTGTAG
- a CDS encoding ArnT family glycosyltransferase, with the protein MTLLYLLSFAFFVAYSGDSARQISRRSLSEWLLLSFLFFAASVILTGFILSALDLTATSPAWAGSVFVTATVLRLALVRITPQAQPWALGELLGDRRRTFAAWFSGLSGFLKGVFGLLFLTLGLIAVTNTLLVLFTVPNEWDSMTGHLNRVMQYLQRGSMAHFGGTNWNMDTYPKSVCTLQIYAYLMTGGFENAFKFIHFASYWMAALAVFGITQRLTRSLSASFFAGLAYALLPNVLMQSITTETDIVLTAYFSILLYFLFTYQQTRDNRYLHLAGMAFAVAYGHKVTFTLMLPSVFVIMIYTVFLAPNFGETVRRTVRLGVAIGLAMCLWTFPTGYIRNIQVFGHPIGPPTALKHQSVERAGTKKNLFIQGSRNVIRYAYDHVNLDGLRNAQFGLDANVAMRRPLVWLEDKLNLRLDEKTEFSIVPFTFNRRFEFYNANPYWGIFGFGLVWPLLFLTLLGVVRSRAHVFIGIAVLLHFAALSYSAAYDPFKGRYFISTGLMGALFLGLLFSNRRVDVSLPGRTLGKAWLGLVVVIGSLSALLAVFLNERCLPFSAYGRPSAFRAERIYQMTLFRPDTYVPYKRFDEMVPDSATVALGTINDDFEYPLYGKHLSRRLITINPFEKGVQPIPKEASYLFFSKNVIKPQPGDIRLGTDTTIKGLIVPGEDYYLRKLK; encoded by the coding sequence ATGACACTGCTTTACCTGCTTTCCTTTGCTTTCTTTGTCGCTTATTCCGGGGATTCCGCGAGGCAGATCAGCCGACGCTCCCTGTCGGAATGGCTGCTGCTGAGCTTCCTGTTCTTTGCCGCCAGCGTCATTCTCACGGGTTTTATCCTGTCCGCCCTCGACCTGACCGCCACCAGTCCGGCCTGGGCCGGGTCGGTGTTTGTAACGGCCACCGTTCTGCGGCTGGCTCTGGTCCGGATCACGCCCCAGGCGCAGCCCTGGGCGCTCGGCGAGCTGCTGGGCGACCGCCGACGGACGTTTGCCGCCTGGTTTTCCGGCCTTTCCGGTTTCCTGAAAGGCGTCTTCGGTCTGCTGTTTCTGACCCTCGGCCTCATCGCCGTGACCAATACCCTGCTCGTTCTGTTTACGGTTCCCAACGAATGGGACAGCATGACGGGGCACCTCAACCGGGTGATGCAGTACCTCCAGCGCGGTTCTATGGCGCATTTTGGCGGCACGAACTGGAACATGGACACCTACCCGAAAAGCGTCTGTACACTCCAGATTTACGCGTATCTGATGACGGGCGGGTTCGAAAATGCCTTCAAGTTCATTCACTTTGCCTCGTACTGGATGGCGGCCCTGGCCGTGTTTGGGATTACCCAGCGACTGACGCGTTCGCTGTCGGCTTCGTTTTTTGCCGGGCTGGCCTACGCCCTGCTGCCCAACGTCCTGATGCAGTCCATCACCACCGAAACGGACATTGTCCTGACGGCCTATTTCAGCATCCTGCTGTATTTCCTCTTCACCTACCAGCAGACGCGCGACAATCGCTATCTGCATCTGGCCGGAATGGCGTTTGCCGTGGCCTACGGGCACAAAGTTACCTTTACGCTGATGCTCCCGTCGGTGTTTGTCATCATGATCTACACGGTGTTTCTGGCTCCCAACTTTGGCGAGACGGTGCGGCGGACGGTGCGGCTCGGGGTAGCCATCGGGCTGGCAATGTGTCTGTGGACCTTCCCTACCGGCTACATCCGGAATATTCAGGTGTTCGGGCACCCCATTGGTCCGCCGACGGCCCTGAAGCACCAGTCCGTAGAACGGGCGGGGACCAAGAAGAACCTGTTCATTCAGGGCTCCCGGAACGTGATCCGGTACGCCTACGACCACGTCAACCTCGACGGCCTCCGCAACGCCCAGTTCGGCCTCGATGCCAACGTGGCGATGCGCCGGCCGCTGGTCTGGCTCGAAGACAAGCTGAATCTGCGGCTGGACGAAAAAACCGAATTCAGCATTGTGCCCTTTACGTTCAACCGCCGGTTCGAATTTTATAATGCCAATCCCTACTGGGGGATCTTCGGCTTCGGACTGGTCTGGCCGCTGCTGTTTCTGACGCTGCTCGGGGTGGTCCGTTCGCGGGCGCATGTTTTTATCGGCATTGCGGTGCTGCTGCACTTTGCGGCACTCTCCTACTCGGCGGCGTACGACCCGTTCAAGGGACGGTACTTTATCAGCACGGGACTGATGGGCGCCCTGTTTCTGGGCCTCCTTTTTTCAAACCGCCGGGTGGACGTTTCGCTGCCGGGCCGGACGCTGGGGAAAGCCTGGCTTGGACTGGTGGTGGTGATCGGCAGTTTGTCGGCCCTGCTGGCGGTTTTTCTGAACGAACGCTGCCTGCCTTTCTCGGCATACGGCCGCCCGTCGGCCTTCCGGGCGGAGCGCATTTACCAGATGACGCTTTTCCGGCCGGATACTTACGTGCCTTACAAACGGTTTGACGAAATGGTCCCCGATTCGGCCACCGTGGCCCTGGGCACCATCAACGACGATTTTGAGTACCCGCTCTACGGCAAACACCTGTCCCGGCGACTCATCACCATCAACCCGTTTGAAAAGGGCGTTCAGCCGATTCCGAAAGAGGCGAGCTATCTTTTCTTTTCGAAGAACGTCATCAAGCCGCAGCCCGGCGACATTCGGCTCGGCACCGACACGACCATCAAGGGTCTGATCGTGCCGGGTGAAGATTATTATTTACGAAAATTAAAATAA